The following proteins are encoded in a genomic region of Dyadobacter sp. UC 10:
- a CDS encoding SRPBCC family protein: MASNNKTQIIVEPGKQELFVIREFDAPRDIVFKAFSDKDILVQWVGPKEMGMRYEKFEPKEGGSYRFINTLPDGTEFSFRGVCHEFTRPERIIQTFEFEGMPEKGHVILETSRFEELPGGRTKFTVQSVFQSVADRDGMVASGMERGVVDSYEKLDELLAKDAS, from the coding sequence ATGGCTAGTAACAACAAAACACAGATCATCGTAGAGCCTGGCAAACAGGAGCTATTCGTAATCCGCGAGTTCGATGCGCCCCGCGATATTGTATTCAAGGCATTCAGCGACAAAGACATTCTGGTGCAATGGGTTGGGCCAAAAGAAATGGGTATGCGCTACGAAAAATTTGAGCCAAAAGAAGGTGGCTCTTACCGCTTCATCAATACACTTCCAGATGGAACTGAATTTTCTTTTCGCGGAGTTTGCCACGAATTCACGAGACCTGAGCGGATTATACAGACTTTCGAATTTGAAGGTATGCCAGAAAAAGGGCACGTAATTCTGGAAACCTCCCGTTTTGAAGAACTTCCCGGAGGCCGGACAAAGTTTACAGTCCAATCCGTATTCCAGTCGGTTGCAGACCGCGACGGAATGGTAGCTTCGGGCATGGAGCGCGGCGTGGTGGATTCATACGAGAAACTGGATGAATTGTTGGCAAAAGATGCCAGTTAA
- a CDS encoding DUF5615 family PIN-like protein produces MKILLDECVTKRLKKHLSEFETLTVRELGLGGTKNGRLMQFCVDNHFDMLLTIDKNMVYQQNMDKYAVTIAVLNAASSKIEELLTFLPNFKSQIIHFEKHRIYILDK; encoded by the coding sequence ATGAAAATTTTGCTTGACGAATGTGTTACCAAGCGACTGAAAAAGCACCTTTCAGAATTTGAAACTCTTACGGTCCGCGAGCTTGGTCTTGGCGGGACTAAAAATGGTAGGTTGATGCAGTTTTGTGTCGACAATCATTTTGACATGTTACTGACCATTGACAAGAATATGGTTTATCAGCAAAATATGGACAAATATGCCGTCACTATTGCTGTCTTGAATGCTGCGAGCAGTAAGATCGAAGAGCTTCTAACCTTTTTACCAAACTTCAAATCTCAAATAATACATTTCGAAAAGCATCGCATTTACATTCTTGATAAGTGA
- a CDS encoding penicillin-binding transpeptidase domain-containing protein: MSKRIYLLSISISLLSLSALAQNLTTPFKNCNLTGSITIYDYKKGKWLTNDEGDSRRQTQPASTFKIINLLIALQTGVIKDENEIVKWPGSTDTTLYGYRPEIYKDISVKEAFEVSAGWAFIELAKKVGRKQYLHYLKAARYGNNNLSEKGDDFWNFGAFGVSPRNQITFLTAVYDGKTPFSKRNLDILKKVMVNEQTDDYTLRAKTGWTRVDGNDIGWWVGYVEREDNVYFFATRVTKKRSTLNADFGNCRKMITKAVLKEIGAM, encoded by the coding sequence ATGTCGAAACGAATTTACTTATTATCGATTTCCATAAGCCTCCTCTCCCTCTCTGCCCTCGCTCAGAACCTCACTACCCCATTCAAAAATTGCAACCTCACCGGCAGCATCACCATTTACGATTACAAAAAAGGAAAATGGCTTACTAATGATGAAGGGGATTCCCGTCGGCAAACACAGCCGGCTTCTACATTTAAAATCATTAACCTGCTCATTGCCCTTCAAACCGGGGTAATCAAAGATGAAAATGAAATCGTGAAATGGCCTGGCTCTACGGATACCACGCTTTACGGTTACCGGCCGGAGATTTACAAAGACATTTCTGTCAAAGAAGCATTTGAAGTTTCGGCTGGCTGGGCGTTTATTGAGCTGGCAAAGAAGGTTGGGCGCAAGCAGTACTTGCACTACCTCAAAGCTGCAAGGTATGGAAATAACAACCTGTCTGAAAAAGGCGACGACTTCTGGAATTTCGGTGCATTTGGCGTTTCTCCGCGAAATCAGATTACATTTCTGACGGCGGTTTATGACGGTAAAACGCCTTTCTCAAAACGCAACCTCGATATTCTTAAAAAGGTAATGGTCAACGAGCAAACTGATGACTATACACTCCGCGCCAAAACAGGCTGGACGCGTGTGGATGGCAATGACATCGGCTGGTGGGTTGGCTATGTGGAGCGGGAGGATAACGTCTACTTTTTCGCTACGCGGGTGACGAAGAAACGGAGTACTTTAAATGCTGATTTCGGGAATTGCCGGAAGATGATCACCAAGGCGGTGTTGAAAGAGATCGGGGCAATGTAG
- a CDS encoding ArsR/SmtB family transcription factor — MRRDVFQAIADPTRREIIGLIAKKPMTPNAVAESFDVSRQAISKHIKILTECGILAIRPYGRERYCSVQPKKLAEIADWIEPFRNMWEDRFERLDDIIDNLKKDKKNG, encoded by the coding sequence ATGAGACGAGATGTTTTTCAGGCAATTGCCGACCCGACGAGGCGGGAAATTATTGGCCTGATTGCTAAAAAACCGATGACGCCGAATGCTGTCGCGGAATCATTTGATGTGAGCCGCCAGGCTATTTCAAAGCATATCAAAATTCTGACCGAATGCGGCATTCTGGCGATCAGGCCTTACGGAAGAGAACGCTATTGCTCCGTGCAGCCTAAAAAACTGGCGGAAATAGCCGACTGGATCGAACCGTTCCGCAACATGTGGGAAGACCGGTTTGAAAGACTGGACGACATTATTGATAATCTAAAAAAAGACAAAAAAAATGGCTAG
- a CDS encoding oxidoreductase yields the protein MTKVWFITGSSRGLGKSLTAAVLKSGDKVAATARDTQHLEALVQQFPGQIYPIQLDVTDKAQIYAAVADAIQHFGKIDVLVNNAGFGITGAAEAFTDEQVQSQLNTNLLAPIEVTRAVLPHMRKQRSGYILQISSIGGRVGGAGLTMYQAAKFGLSGFSEALAKEIGPLGIKVTCIEPGGFRTDWAGSSMTFAPEIEGYEATVGGIKQFLTSGSFVPVGDPEKAAKVMVELTDHSEPPLHLVLGSEAIGILQRADAARQAEMTKWLSVSMSTDHDNAEEFFESEAGKVFQSMKGV from the coding sequence ATGACAAAGGTTTGGTTTATTACAGGCAGCTCCCGTGGATTGGGAAAAAGCCTCACAGCAGCAGTATTGAAAAGCGGCGACAAAGTGGCTGCGACTGCACGCGATACGCAACACTTAGAAGCATTAGTCCAGCAATTTCCCGGTCAGATCTACCCGATCCAGCTGGATGTTACTGACAAAGCGCAAATTTACGCTGCGGTTGCAGATGCAATTCAGCATTTTGGAAAAATCGATGTTCTGGTAAACAATGCCGGATTTGGCATTACCGGCGCAGCCGAGGCGTTTACAGACGAACAGGTTCAGAGTCAACTCAATACGAATCTGCTCGCGCCTATCGAAGTTACGCGTGCCGTATTGCCGCATATGCGAAAGCAACGCTCGGGTTATATTCTGCAAATCAGCTCGATCGGTGGACGTGTGGGCGGTGCCGGACTGACTATGTACCAGGCAGCGAAATTCGGCCTCAGTGGTTTCAGTGAAGCACTTGCCAAAGAAATTGGGCCATTAGGAATCAAGGTTACATGCATTGAACCAGGCGGATTCCGTACCGATTGGGCAGGTTCTTCTATGACTTTTGCGCCAGAAATTGAAGGGTATGAGGCTACTGTCGGCGGAATTAAACAGTTCCTGACGAGCGGTTCTTTCGTTCCCGTGGGTGATCCTGAGAAAGCGGCCAAAGTAATGGTGGAATTAACAGATCATTCTGAGCCACCTTTACATTTAGTACTTGGAAGTGAGGCGATTGGCATATTACAGCGGGCGGATGCAGCCAGACAGGCTGAGATGACCAAGTGGCTGTCGGTCAGTATGTCTACCGACCATGATAACGCCGAAGAATTCTTTGAGTCAGAAGCAGGGAAAGTTTTTCAGAGCATGAAAGGCGTTTAA
- a CDS encoding helix-turn-helix domain-containing protein: MKQPVEEPKLSQIAYSCYYARNREGEQFVPEHVLSFQIAGTLILNDGIQDFTSREGDFRLIRRNKLVKFSKRPPENGEFRSISIYLDQQTLRVVNREFGYDAVQHQNGKAVLELTSNKLLTSYMDSLMPYQEFQPPTSPHLMSLKLKEAILILLQTNPELKNLLFDFSEPGKIDLEGFMNQNFHFNVQLKRFAYLTGRSLATFKRDFDKIFHTSPSRWLLQKRLEAAHYLIKEKGKTPSEVYLETGFEDLSHFSFVFKKAFGVAPSRIG; this comes from the coding sequence ATGAAACAGCCAGTCGAAGAACCGAAATTGTCACAAATTGCGTATTCCTGTTACTATGCGAGAAACAGGGAAGGTGAACAGTTTGTACCGGAACATGTACTGAGTTTTCAGATTGCAGGCACGCTGATTCTTAACGATGGCATTCAGGATTTTACAAGCAGGGAAGGAGATTTCAGGTTGATCAGGCGGAACAAACTGGTCAAATTCAGTAAACGGCCACCCGAAAACGGGGAATTCAGGTCGATATCGATTTATCTGGATCAGCAAACGCTACGGGTGGTCAACCGGGAATTTGGATATGACGCTGTGCAGCACCAGAATGGAAAAGCTGTTTTGGAGTTAACATCAAACAAACTGCTGACGAGTTATATGGACTCTCTGATGCCCTACCAGGAATTTCAACCGCCTACCAGTCCACATTTAATGTCTCTAAAATTGAAAGAAGCGATTTTGATATTGCTTCAAACCAACCCGGAACTCAAAAATTTGCTATTCGATTTCAGTGAACCAGGCAAGATTGATCTCGAAGGTTTTATGAACCAAAACTTCCATTTCAATGTGCAGCTGAAACGATTTGCTTATCTCACAGGCAGAAGCCTGGCGACGTTCAAGCGGGATTTTGACAAAATATTCCACACTTCACCCAGTCGCTGGCTGTTACAAAAACGGTTGGAAGCGGCGCATTATCTGATCAAGGAAAAAGGTAAAACCCCTTCTGAGGTATATCTTGAAACCGGGTTTGAAGACCTTTCCCATTTCTCCTTTGTGTTTAAAAAGGCATTTGGAGTAGCTCCGTCAAGAATCGGATAA
- a CDS encoding DUF6934 family protein gives MFFHEGLKDVPKVVEYSYIQLFEDREVYNLGFGDYCPELKEVRDQVKSNNGDSYKVFRTVLSTVPIFFERQQHAILMVQGSDGGAYLIENCRKSCTKRCVGSCKKSNQRITVYRNFVEKNFLELSIDYWFLGGFLSTEIHTKIERYIPGHKYDTILLFKK, from the coding sequence ATTTTTTTTCATGAAGGACTTAAAGATGTTCCAAAAGTAGTTGAGTATTCCTACATACAACTGTTTGAAGACCGCGAAGTCTATAATCTCGGTTTTGGAGATTACTGCCCTGAATTAAAGGAAGTACGAGACCAGGTAAAATCAAACAACGGCGATTCCTACAAAGTTTTCCGGACAGTTCTGTCGACAGTGCCGATATTTTTTGAAAGGCAGCAACATGCAATCTTAATGGTTCAAGGAAGCGATGGCGGTGCTTACCTTATAGAAAATTGTCGTAAAAGCTGCACGAAACGCTGTGTCGGGTCTTGCAAAAAATCAAATCAGCGCATTACCGTGTATCGCAATTTTGTAGAAAAAAACTTCCTTGAATTAAGTATCGACTATTGGTTTCTTGGAGGATTTCTCTCAACGGAAATACATACGAAAATTGAGCGCTATATCCCTGGACATAAATACGATACGATCTTACTTTTTAAGAAATAG
- a CDS encoding Dabb family protein, whose translation MNNSRRKFIASSVALAAGTATAIASSNEPQKSKYPLVHHVFFWLKNPGSVKDRDRIIEGLKTLRKIEAIKELRIGVVASTEKRDVVDNSWAVSELMFFENEAAQKIYQDHPIHQQFIKDCSALWDKVIVYDAMDV comes from the coding sequence ATGAACAACTCCCGTCGTAAATTTATTGCCAGCTCGGTGGCACTGGCAGCAGGAACCGCTACCGCAATAGCTTCTTCAAATGAGCCCCAGAAAAGCAAATATCCGCTGGTACACCACGTATTTTTCTGGCTTAAAAATCCTGGTTCTGTGAAGGATCGCGACAGGATTATTGAAGGTTTGAAAACATTAAGAAAAATAGAGGCGATTAAAGAATTGCGCATCGGCGTGGTTGCCAGCACTGAAAAGCGTGACGTAGTCGACAACTCGTGGGCTGTATCGGAACTGATGTTTTTTGAAAACGAAGCGGCCCAGAAAATATATCAGGATCACCCTATTCATCAGCAGTTTATCAAAGATTGCAGTGCGTTATGGGATAAAGTGATTGTGTACGACGCGATGGACGTGTAG
- a CDS encoding DUF433 domain-containing protein — MEGNVINIDPEIMGGTPVFFGTRVPIKNLFDYLESGDSIETFLEDFDGVSRGQVVKVLEMSQKLIETSTHILNENFA; from the coding sequence ATGGAAGGTAATGTAATCAACATAGATCCCGAGATTATGGGCGGTACACCCGTGTTTTTTGGTACGCGGGTTCCTATTAAAAACTTGTTTGATTACCTCGAATCAGGAGATTCGATTGAGACATTTCTCGAAGATTTCGATGGAGTTTCAAGAGGCCAGGTTGTCAAGGTTCTAGAAATGTCGCAAAAACTCATAGAAACATCTACGCACATTTTGAATGAAAATTTTGCTTGA
- a CDS encoding SMP-30/gluconolactonase/LRE family protein, which yields MDSKSIVADGAKVEKLGDGYKFTEGPVADNNGNVFFTDQPNNKIIRWDAETNKFSVFSDHAGRANGMYFDKKGNLVACSDEDNQVWSFDKNGKPTVLVKDFEGKLLNGPNDLWIDAKGGIYLTDPLYKRDYWKRDPKMQQDGEHVYYLAPKAKTLIRVDDHIKKPNGIIGTKDGKKLYVADIGDNKTYVYDIQKDGTLANRTLFVSKGSDGMILDSEGNLYVTGDGVTVFDKTGEKIAHFPVHKGWTANVCFGGKNNDMLFITAETAVYGLKMKVKGVK from the coding sequence ATGGATTCAAAATCGATAGTGGCAGACGGCGCGAAGGTTGAAAAGCTCGGCGATGGTTACAAATTTACCGAAGGCCCGGTTGCAGACAATAACGGCAATGTTTTTTTTACGGATCAACCTAACAACAAAATCATTCGTTGGGACGCAGAAACGAACAAATTTTCTGTATTCTCAGATCATGCCGGCCGGGCAAATGGAATGTATTTTGACAAAAAAGGCAACCTCGTTGCTTGTTCCGACGAAGACAACCAGGTCTGGTCTTTTGATAAAAATGGAAAGCCTACGGTATTGGTAAAAGACTTTGAGGGTAAGTTACTAAATGGCCCCAACGACCTTTGGATTGATGCAAAAGGTGGAATTTATCTCACAGATCCGCTTTACAAACGCGATTATTGGAAACGCGACCCGAAGATGCAGCAGGATGGAGAGCACGTTTATTATCTCGCGCCAAAGGCCAAAACGCTGATCCGCGTTGACGATCATATCAAAAAGCCCAATGGCATTATCGGCACCAAAGACGGAAAAAAACTATATGTAGCAGACATTGGCGACAATAAAACCTATGTGTATGATATTCAAAAAGACGGAACTTTGGCCAACAGAACACTTTTTGTCTCCAAAGGCTCCGACGGCATGATCCTCGACTCAGAGGGAAACCTTTACGTTACCGGTGATGGGGTTACCGTATTTGACAAGACGGGTGAGAAAATCGCCCATTTTCCGGTGCATAAGGGATGGACCGCGAATGTATGTTTTGGAGGAAAAAACAATGACATGCTGTTTATAACCGCGGAAACAGCGGTTTATGGATTGAAGATGAAGGTAAAGGGCGTGAAATAG
- a CDS encoding TonB-dependent receptor, translated as MRAYFTSLFLTLSAVAFCQERITISGFVKENGSQEQLPGVNVYIENSPYGTVTNTYGFYSLTVPAADTAILSFSFVGYEKVSRPIVPVKNIQLSIFLFTVNQLEEVLVSARKQEDYVSRSVQMSKVEIPIQQLKKIPAFFGEKDVLRVLQLMPGVQKGTEGQTGLYVRGGGPDQNLIILDDAVVYNANHLFGFFSIFNSDALRSVELTKGGFPARYGGRLSSVLEMNMKEGSKEKLHGEGGIGLISSRLTLEGPISKGKSSFLISGRRTYIDVLAAPFIAQSQKGSDSQVKPGYFFYDLNAKMNYDLGKKDKLYLSGYFGRDKFHANEKSSDSETRAGLAWGNATATMRWNHLINQKLFVNTSLIYSNFDFGVSSYSNEAGFNGSTGDEFSLEYNSKIRDLGIKTDFDFYPSTKHAIKFGGQATFHKFVPSALAIAGSFLDNPIERSVRPVKSLEAGVYIEDTWQALDALKINAGLRVSLFQTKTKNYVRPEPRFSAALRLAKDLSFKASYAQMNQYVHLLSNTGLGLPTDLWVPTTDRVAPQQSRQVAIGFAKDLDRPALTFTLEGYYKIMNNILNYKEGSSFLSFNGENANELSWENNVTSGKGWSYGAEFLVQKKTGRFSGWIGYTLSWTYWKFPELNFGKTFFPRYDRRHDLSVVGIYELGKRITLSATWVYGTGNALTLPIATYTGLRDNFIPRVMPSGQTIIDWGGREVNEYGEKNSFRAEPFHRADVAIQFHKKKKRHERTWEFGFYNIYNRRNPFFYNIDNESITEGSVTRSKKTLKRYSLFPILPYFSYNFKF; from the coding sequence ATGCGTGCTTATTTTACCAGTCTATTTCTTACTCTTTCGGCTGTCGCTTTTTGTCAGGAACGCATCACGATTAGTGGCTTTGTAAAAGAAAACGGAAGTCAGGAGCAATTACCGGGCGTAAATGTGTATATCGAAAATTCGCCTTACGGAACGGTTACCAACACTTACGGTTTTTACTCGCTCACGGTACCTGCGGCGGACACTGCCATACTTTCGTTTTCATTTGTAGGCTACGAAAAAGTCAGCCGGCCCATTGTTCCGGTCAAAAACATCCAACTGAGCATATTTCTTTTTACCGTAAACCAGCTGGAAGAAGTGCTGGTTTCGGCTCGCAAACAGGAGGATTATGTGAGCCGGAGCGTGCAAATGAGCAAAGTGGAAATCCCTATTCAACAGCTCAAAAAGATCCCGGCCTTTTTCGGTGAAAAAGACGTATTACGGGTATTGCAGCTTATGCCCGGGGTTCAGAAAGGTACGGAGGGTCAAACAGGACTGTATGTGCGCGGCGGCGGTCCTGATCAAAATCTTATCATTCTTGACGATGCGGTCGTTTACAACGCCAATCACCTTTTCGGCTTTTTCTCGATCTTCAATAGCGACGCATTGAGAAGCGTAGAGCTGACCAAAGGCGGGTTTCCGGCTCGGTATGGCGGCAGGCTTTCTTCTGTTCTGGAAATGAATATGAAAGAAGGCAGCAAGGAAAAGCTGCACGGAGAAGGCGGAATCGGGCTGATATCTTCAAGACTTACACTGGAAGGGCCGATCTCAAAAGGGAAATCATCATTTCTGATCTCGGGCCGCAGGACCTACATTGATGTACTGGCGGCGCCATTTATCGCGCAATCCCAGAAAGGGTCGGATAGTCAGGTCAAGCCAGGCTATTTTTTTTATGACCTCAATGCAAAAATGAATTACGACCTGGGTAAAAAAGACAAGCTTTACCTGAGCGGCTATTTTGGAAGGGACAAGTTTCACGCAAACGAAAAAAGCTCCGATTCGGAGACCAGGGCGGGCCTTGCATGGGGCAACGCAACCGCTACGATGCGCTGGAACCACCTCATTAACCAAAAGCTCTTTGTCAATACCTCCCTCATTTACAGCAACTTCGACTTCGGAGTTTCCAGCTATTCCAATGAAGCTGGTTTTAATGGGAGTACCGGCGACGAGTTCAGCCTTGAATACAATTCTAAAATCCGCGATCTCGGCATTAAAACGGATTTTGATTTTTATCCTTCCACCAAACATGCCATTAAATTTGGCGGGCAGGCGACCTTTCACAAATTTGTGCCTTCTGCACTCGCTATCGCAGGCTCTTTCCTCGACAATCCGATTGAACGCTCAGTCCGACCGGTTAAATCACTTGAAGCCGGGGTCTATATCGAAGATACCTGGCAGGCACTTGATGCTTTAAAGATCAACGCAGGGTTAAGGGTGAGTTTGTTTCAGACAAAAACGAAAAATTATGTTCGTCCCGAACCAAGGTTTTCAGCAGCTTTAAGACTGGCCAAGGACCTGTCCTTTAAAGCTTCCTACGCACAAATGAACCAATATGTTCATTTGCTTTCCAACACCGGCCTCGGATTACCGACCGACCTTTGGGTACCCACCACGGACCGCGTGGCTCCACAGCAGTCCCGGCAAGTAGCGATCGGATTTGCAAAAGATCTGGACCGCCCGGCACTCACATTTACGCTGGAAGGCTATTATAAGATCATGAACAACATTCTGAATTACAAAGAGGGATCTTCCTTCCTGAGTTTCAATGGTGAAAATGCAAATGAACTGAGCTGGGAAAACAATGTTACTTCGGGAAAAGGCTGGTCTTACGGCGCTGAATTTTTAGTTCAAAAGAAAACAGGCCGCTTCTCAGGCTGGATTGGTTACACATTATCCTGGACCTACTGGAAATTCCCCGAGCTGAATTTCGGCAAAACGTTTTTCCCTCGCTACGACCGCCGCCACGACCTTTCGGTTGTAGGAATTTATGAGCTGGGCAAACGCATTACCCTCAGTGCGACGTGGGTTTATGGCACCGGAAACGCACTCACCTTACCAATCGCGACTTATACCGGGCTGCGCGACAATTTTATCCCGCGCGTGATGCCGAGCGGACAGACGATCATCGACTGGGGCGGCCGGGAAGTGAATGAATACGGAGAAAAAAACAGTTTTCGCGCCGAGCCTTTCCACAGAGCAGATGTAGCGATTCAATTTCACAAAAAGAAAAAACGGCACGAAAGAACCTGGGAATTTGGTTTCTATAATATCTATAATAGGCGCAATCCGTTCTTTTATAATATTGACAATGAGAGTATTACGGAAGGATCCGTAACGAGAAGCAAGAAGACTTTGAAACGATATTCGCTTTTTCCGATCCTTCCTTATTTCAGCTACAATTTCAAGTTTTGA